A window of the Hypomesus transpacificus isolate Combined female chromosome 22, fHypTra1, whole genome shotgun sequence genome harbors these coding sequences:
- the LOC124484101 gene encoding natterin-4-like isoform X2, with product MKKQSMNLPALVICAFLLKSIVAEDDDGSPKLSNETVTQTVTKTVVTTVEATQPPLMMGRIESVSLVRLYTTANVSLKRVEWSGSLPQRAVNYICAPRTGCNMTTGFYSPSKGPFCFHTCDGKEDKSSEFDILVDELKSTVAEDDDGYPKLSIKPITTSSTKTGETTVEGKQAPWGRARLRSNSRVNNKDNMFLKWVRWSGSLPQWAVKVHIPGTGREDYICSFDMVSGYYNPSLGSFCYGSYLGRDKKYSEFDILVNEQNLELLEWKAFAPKYLKNGVPADKDSNNASRHSEENCEILTLQTGQSKTRIHNIEYHIDDLAMLSQQPTVFNQMRVENHNCRDIDQEVHLEGSTERQSSWETSISNSLTLSASIEVTVPFVSVSAGVEYSNSKTLTNGNSLTETVSHSLTVKVTVPPNHSCVVKMAGKTNKFDIPYKAQLSREFTDGRVHTIPVSGTYKGVQVAEMHAVAERCLPLPKAKPCP from the exons atgaagaaaCAAAGCATGAACCTGCCAGCCTTGGTCATCTGTGCTTTTCTGCTGAAGAGCATTGTTGCTGAGGACGATGATGGGTCCCCAAAGCTTTCCAACGAGACTGTCACTCAAACCGTCACCAAGACAGTGGTGACCACGGTAGAAGCAACACAGCCTCCCCTGATGATGGGTCGAATCGAATCAGTTAGTTTAGTTCGCCTCTACACTACGGCTAACGTGTCCCTGAAAAGGGTGGAATGGTCTGGCTCTCTGCCTCAGAGGGCTGTGA ACTACATCTGTGCTCCTCGTACTGGCTGCAACATGACCACTGGCTTCTACAGCCCCTCCAAAGGCCCATTCTGCTTTCACACCTGCGATGGGAAGGAGGACAAATCCTCAGAGTTTGACATACTCGTCGATGAGTTGAAA AGCACCGTTGCTGAGGACGATGATGGGTACCCAAAGCTTTCCATCAAGCCTATCACTACAAGCTCCACCAAAACAGGGGAGACCACGGTAGAAGGAAAGCAGGCTCCCTGGGGGAGGGCTCGACTCAGATCAAATAGTAGAGTGAATAACAAGGACAACATGTTCCTGAAATGGGTGCGATGGTCTGGCTCTCTGCCTCAGTGGGCTGTGAAGGTCCACATCCCTGGAACAGGACGAGAGGACTACATCTGTAGCTTTGATATGGTCAGTGGTTACTATAACCCTTCCTTAGGCTCATTCTGCTATGGCTCCTACCTAGGAAGAGACAAAAAATACTCAGAGTTTGACATACTGGTCAACGAACAAAACTTGGAGCTGTTGGAGTGGAAGGCTTTCGCACCTAAATACCTCAAGAACGGAGTGCCAGCGGATAAAGACAGTAACAACGC GAGTAGACACAGTGAGGAAAATTGTGAAATTCTGACACTGCAAACAGGCCAATCAAAGACGAGGATTCATAACATTGAGTACCACATTGATGATCTGGCCATGCTTTCCCAACAACCCACCGTGTTCAATCAGATGAGAGTGGAGAACCATAACTGCAGAGACATAGACCAGGAGGTGCATCTGGAGGggagcacagagagacagagttccTGGGAGACGAGCATCTCCAACAGCCtgactctctctgcctccatagAAGTTACAGTACCGttcgtctctgtctctgcaggagTTGAATACTCAAACTCCAAAACTCTCACCAACGGCAACTCTCTCACTGAGaccgtctctcactctctcaccgtGAAAGTCACCGTCCCTCCCAACCACTCCTGTGTGGTGAAGATGGCAGGGAAGACGAACAAGTTCGACATCCCGTACAAAGCTCAACTCTCCAGGGAGTTTACCGATGGGAGAGTCCATACCATCCCAGTGTCTGGGACGTACAAAGGTGTCCAGGTGGCGGAGATGCATGCTGTGGCAGAGCGCTGCCTACCCCTCCCCAAAGCCAAGCCCTGCCCGTAA
- the LOC124484101 gene encoding natterin-4-like isoform X1, whose protein sequence is MKKQSMNLPALVICAFLLKSIVAEDDDGSPKLSNETVTQTVTKTVVTTVEATQPPLMMGRIESVSLVRLYTTANVSLKRVEWSGSLPQRAVKVDINGTGEEDYICAPRTGCNMTTGFYSPSKGPFCFHTCDGKEDKSSEFDILVDELKSTVAEDDDGYPKLSIKPITTSSTKTGETTVEGKQAPWGRARLRSNSRVNNKDNMFLKWVRWSGSLPQWAVKVHIPGTGREDYICSFDMVSGYYNPSLGSFCYGSYLGRDKKYSEFDILVNEQNLELLEWKAFAPKYLKNGVPADKDSNNASRHSEENCEILTLQTGQSKTRIHNIEYHIDDLAMLSQQPTVFNQMRVENHNCRDIDQEVHLEGSTERQSSWETSISNSLTLSASIEVTVPFVSVSAGVEYSNSKTLTNGNSLTETVSHSLTVKVTVPPNHSCVVKMAGKTNKFDIPYKAQLSREFTDGRVHTIPVSGTYKGVQVAEMHAVAERCLPLPKAKPCP, encoded by the exons atgaagaaaCAAAGCATGAACCTGCCAGCCTTGGTCATCTGTGCTTTTCTGCTGAAGAGCATTGTTGCTGAGGACGATGATGGGTCCCCAAAGCTTTCCAACGAGACTGTCACTCAAACCGTCACCAAGACAGTGGTGACCACGGTAGAAGCAACACAGCCTCCCCTGATGATGGGTCGAATCGAATCAGTTAGTTTAGTTCGCCTCTACACTACGGCTAACGTGTCCCTGAAAAGGGTGGAATGGTCTGGCTCTCTGCCTCAGAGGGCTGTGAAGGTCGACATCAATGGAACAGGAGAAGAGGACTACATCTGTGCTCCTCGTACTGGCTGCAACATGACCACTGGCTTCTACAGCCCCTCCAAAGGCCCATTCTGCTTTCACACCTGCGATGGGAAGGAGGACAAATCCTCAGAGTTTGACATACTCGTCGATGAGTTGAAA AGCACCGTTGCTGAGGACGATGATGGGTACCCAAAGCTTTCCATCAAGCCTATCACTACAAGCTCCACCAAAACAGGGGAGACCACGGTAGAAGGAAAGCAGGCTCCCTGGGGGAGGGCTCGACTCAGATCAAATAGTAGAGTGAATAACAAGGACAACATGTTCCTGAAATGGGTGCGATGGTCTGGCTCTCTGCCTCAGTGGGCTGTGAAGGTCCACATCCCTGGAACAGGACGAGAGGACTACATCTGTAGCTTTGATATGGTCAGTGGTTACTATAACCCTTCCTTAGGCTCATTCTGCTATGGCTCCTACCTAGGAAGAGACAAAAAATACTCAGAGTTTGACATACTGGTCAACGAACAAAACTTGGAGCTGTTGGAGTGGAAGGCTTTCGCACCTAAATACCTCAAGAACGGAGTGCCAGCGGATAAAGACAGTAACAACGC GAGTAGACACAGTGAGGAAAATTGTGAAATTCTGACACTGCAAACAGGCCAATCAAAGACGAGGATTCATAACATTGAGTACCACATTGATGATCTGGCCATGCTTTCCCAACAACCCACCGTGTTCAATCAGATGAGAGTGGAGAACCATAACTGCAGAGACATAGACCAGGAGGTGCATCTGGAGGggagcacagagagacagagttccTGGGAGACGAGCATCTCCAACAGCCtgactctctctgcctccatagAAGTTACAGTACCGttcgtctctgtctctgcaggagTTGAATACTCAAACTCCAAAACTCTCACCAACGGCAACTCTCTCACTGAGaccgtctctcactctctcaccgtGAAAGTCACCGTCCCTCCCAACCACTCCTGTGTGGTGAAGATGGCAGGGAAGACGAACAAGTTCGACATCCCGTACAAAGCTCAACTCTCCAGGGAGTTTACCGATGGGAGAGTCCATACCATCCCAGTGTCTGGGACGTACAAAGGTGTCCAGGTGGCGGAGATGCATGCTGTGGCAGAGCGCTGCCTACCCCTCCCCAAAGCCAAGCCCTGCCCGTAA
- the LOC124484110 gene encoding uncharacterized protein LOC124484110 isoform X2: MSFNGAVDGHIVTETCVKDLLLCQSASDLEMDRLCLCVALTALFCAASCGETGVSGAEVEQRVRPGDNVTLHCDCRVSIGVYVVWYRNCSHRNQPTLVMSTYNNNNKNMFLKNDQLLNPFLGFTLVWNRSNNTYDLLIENVTESDLGLYYCGTVEWTMGNTDKIKWEKIYLYGDITISLSFAEPPDPVCPVCSHPDGDCGLSWVLVLLSRALTALLLPCAYWVGYMQGSWRRRREEIWKRRRDQTDQFFSMSLQ, encoded by the exons ATGTCCTTTAATGGTGCTGTGGATGGGCACATCGTAACGGAAACATGCGTCAAAGACCTGCTTCTCTGTCAGTCAGCGTCAGACCTGGAGATGgacaggctgtgtctgtgtgtcgctCTGACTGCACTCTTCT gtgctgcttcctgtggagagacaggggtCTCTGGAGCCGAGGTGGAGCAGAGAGTTAGACCAGGAGACAACGTTACTCTCCACTGTGACTGCAGAGTATCAATTGGGGTGTACGTAGTGTGGTACAGGAACTGCTCTCATAGGAACCAGCCTACTCTGGTCATGTCCAcatataataacaacaacaaaaacatgttcCTTAAAAATGACCAACTTCTTAACCCCTTCCTTGGTTTTACTCTGGTGTGGAACCGGTCTAACAACACCTATGATCTCCTGATTGAGAACGTGACTGAGTCTGACCTGGGACTCTACTACTGTGGAACTGTGGAGTGGACGATGGGGAACACAGACAAGATAAAATGGGAGAAAATCTATCTTTATGGAGATATAACCATCAGTCTTTCATTTG CGGAGCCCCCAGACCCTGTCTGCCCGGTGTGTTCACACCCTGATGGGGACTGTGGTCTGAGCTGGGTCCTGGTGCTGCTGTCCAGAGCTCtgactgccctcctcctcccatgtgCCTACTGGGTCGGATACATGCAAG gatcatggaggaggaggagggaggaaatctggaagaggaggagagaccagactgaccagtttttctccatgtctctccaaTGA
- the LOC124484110 gene encoding uncharacterized protein LOC124484110 isoform X1: MSFNGAVDGHIVTETCVKDLLLCQSASDLEMDRLCLCVALTALFCAASCGETGVSGAEVEQRVRPGDNVTLHCDCRVSIGVYVVWYRNCSHRNQPTLVMSTYNNNNKNMFLKNDQLLNPFLGFTLVWNRSNNTYDLLIENVTESDLGLYYCGTVEWTMGNTDKIKWEKIYLYGDITISLSFAEPPDPVCPVCSHPDGDCGLSWVLVLLSRALTALLLPCAYWVGYMQGGSQHTCTPTCLMVNPWIDVTLSDYCVLTDWWT; this comes from the exons ATGTCCTTTAATGGTGCTGTGGATGGGCACATCGTAACGGAAACATGCGTCAAAGACCTGCTTCTCTGTCAGTCAGCGTCAGACCTGGAGATGgacaggctgtgtctgtgtgtcgctCTGACTGCACTCTTCT gtgctgcttcctgtggagagacaggggtCTCTGGAGCCGAGGTGGAGCAGAGAGTTAGACCAGGAGACAACGTTACTCTCCACTGTGACTGCAGAGTATCAATTGGGGTGTACGTAGTGTGGTACAGGAACTGCTCTCATAGGAACCAGCCTACTCTGGTCATGTCCAcatataataacaacaacaaaaacatgttcCTTAAAAATGACCAACTTCTTAACCCCTTCCTTGGTTTTACTCTGGTGTGGAACCGGTCTAACAACACCTATGATCTCCTGATTGAGAACGTGACTGAGTCTGACCTGGGACTCTACTACTGTGGAACTGTGGAGTGGACGATGGGGAACACAGACAAGATAAAATGGGAGAAAATCTATCTTTATGGAGATATAACCATCAGTCTTTCATTTG CGGAGCCCCCAGACCCTGTCTGCCCGGTGTGTTCACACCCTGATGGGGACTGTGGTCTGAGCTGGGTCCTGGTGCTGCTGTCCAGAGCTCtgactgccctcctcctcccatgtgCCTACTGGGTCGGATACATGCAAGGTGGTTCACAGCACACCTGCACACCCACCTGCTTGATGGTTAACCCCTGGATAGATGTCACACTGTCAGATTACTGTGTGCTAACTGATTGGTGGACTTAA